From a single Collimonas pratensis genomic region:
- the cysW gene encoding sulfate ABC transporter permease subunit CysW has translation MTVALLFLTLFLVVPLLSVFAEAFKKGWEAYLAAIIEPDAVSAIKLTLLTAAIAVPLNLVFGIAASWTIAKFEFRGKNILLTLIDLPFSVSPVISGLIYVLLFGAQGWFGPWLREHDIKILFAVPGIVLATVFVTFPFVARELIPLMQAQGSEEEEAALVLGASGWKTFRHVTLPNIKWGLLYGVILCNARAMGEFGAVSVVSGHIRGETNTIPLQVEILYNEYNFQAAFAVASLLAFLALLTLALKSFIEWRLRETVPLRHQPLSQPLHQPAQPSGQEQA, from the coding sequence ATGACCGTGGCGCTGCTGTTCCTCACCCTGTTCCTGGTGGTGCCGCTGCTGTCGGTATTTGCCGAAGCCTTCAAGAAAGGCTGGGAAGCTTATCTGGCCGCGATCATCGAACCGGATGCGGTCAGCGCCATCAAGCTGACCTTGCTGACGGCGGCGATAGCCGTGCCGCTCAACCTGGTGTTCGGCATCGCAGCTTCCTGGACTATCGCCAAGTTTGAATTCCGTGGCAAGAACATCTTGCTGACCCTGATTGATCTGCCGTTCTCAGTGTCGCCGGTGATTTCCGGCCTGATCTATGTCTTGCTGTTCGGCGCCCAAGGCTGGTTTGGCCCATGGCTGCGAGAACACGACATCAAGATTCTGTTTGCCGTGCCGGGCATCGTGCTGGCGACCGTGTTCGTGACCTTTCCGTTTGTCGCCCGCGAACTGATTCCGCTGATGCAGGCACAGGGCAGCGAAGAGGAAGAGGCGGCACTGGTGCTGGGCGCTTCCGGCTGGAAGACTTTCCGCCATGTGACGCTGCCGAATATCAAGTGGGGGCTGCTGTACGGCGTGATCTTGTGCAATGCGCGCGCCATGGGCGAGTTCGGCGCGGTCTCGGTGGTGTCCGGCCATATCCGCGGCGAGACCAACACCATCCCCTTGCAGGTTGAGATCTTGTACAACGAATATAACTTTCAGGCCGCTTTCGCGGTGGCTTCATTGCTGGCGTTCCTGGCGCTGCTGACGCTGGCGCTGAAATCGTTCATCGAATGGCGTTTGCGGGAAACGGTGCCGTTGCGGCATCAGCCACTGAGTCAGCCACTGCATCAGCCGGCACAACCATCAGGACAGGAGCAGGCATGA
- a CDS encoding sulfate/molybdate ABC transporter ATP-binding protein — protein MSIQVSNINKRFGEFVALNNVSLEFPTGELTALLGPSGCGKTTLLRIIAGLEGQDSGQVLLEGEDASARHVRERQVGFVFQHYALFKHMTVFENIAFGLRVKPRAQRPSESVIREKVTRLLELVQLDWLADRYPPQLSGGQRQRIALARALAVEPRVLLLDEPFGALDAKVRKELRRWLRRLHDELHVTSIFVTHDQEEALEVADQIVLMNKGNVEQTGAPQQVYDNPASPFVYGFLGNVNLFHGRVHQGVLDSGGMRFAAPDHAEADDVQGIGYVRPHDLEIDRYSAGGEGIVVQLKRAHAIGPLAQLELQRSDSSANDNGDAGLIEAVISSERFQQLNLKDGETLLVRPRRLQVFVDQPSIR, from the coding sequence ATGAGCATCCAGGTAAGCAACATCAACAAGCGTTTCGGCGAATTTGTCGCCCTCAACAATGTGTCGCTGGAATTCCCGACCGGCGAACTGACCGCGCTGCTGGGACCGTCCGGTTGCGGCAAGACCACCTTGCTGCGGATTATCGCCGGCCTCGAAGGGCAGGACAGCGGCCAGGTCTTGCTGGAAGGCGAAGATGCTTCTGCCCGCCATGTGCGTGAGCGCCAGGTCGGCTTTGTGTTCCAGCATTACGCCTTGTTCAAGCACATGACCGTCTTTGAAAACATCGCCTTTGGCCTGCGCGTCAAGCCGCGCGCCCAGCGCCCAAGCGAAAGCGTGATCCGCGAAAAGGTCACGCGCCTGCTGGAGCTGGTGCAGCTGGACTGGCTGGCCGACCGCTACCCGCCGCAGCTGTCCGGCGGCCAGCGCCAGCGTATCGCCCTGGCGCGCGCGTTGGCGGTGGAGCCGCGCGTACTGCTGCTGGACGAACCGTTCGGTGCGCTCGATGCCAAGGTGCGCAAGGAACTGCGGCGCTGGCTGCGGCGCTTGCACGACGAACTGCATGTCACCAGCATCTTCGTCACCCACGACCAGGAAGAAGCGCTGGAGGTGGCGGACCAGATCGTGCTGATGAACAAGGGTAACGTGGAGCAGACAGGCGCGCCGCAGCAGGTCTACGACAATCCGGCTTCGCCTTTTGTGTATGGCTTCCTGGGCAACGTCAACCTGTTCCATGGGCGAGTGCACCAGGGCGTGCTGGACAGCGGCGGCATGCGTTTCGCCGCGCCCGACCATGCCGAGGCCGACGATGTGCAAGGCATCGGCTATGTGCGGCCGCATGATCTGGAGATCGACCGCTACAGCGCCGGCGGCGAGGGCATCGTAGTGCAGCTCAAGCGCGCCCACGCCATCGGCCCGCTGGCGCAGCTGGAGTTGCAGCGCAGCGACAGCAGCGCCAATGACAACGGCGACGCCGGCCTGATCGAAGCCGTGATTTCCAGCGAACGCTTCCAGCAACTCAATTTGAAAGATGGCGAAACCCTGCTGGTGCGTCCGCGCCGCCTGCAGGTGTTCGTCGATCAGCCTTCCATCCGCTAA